The window CAGCACGGCCTTGGGCAGCAGTGCGGCGAGCAGCGGCATGGCGCGGCTGCCGTTGCCGAGGCGCAGCAGGCGTGGGCGTTTGTGGCGCTGCACGGCTGCGAGCAGGTCGCGGGCGAAGTCGCTGGCGGGGGTGGGGTGGTCTTGCGAGGCGTTGGCGCGGGCGCGGATGCCGGCGCGGATCGGCCACCAGGGCGAGTCTTCGCTGAGCAGTTGTTCGGCCTCGCGGCTGGCGTTGTTGCCGAAGCTCGACTCTATGGCGCCGGGCTGCACTTCCATGACGTCGATGGCGAACGGCGCCAGTTCCAGACGCAGGGCGTCGGACAGCGCGTGGACCGCCGCTTTCGAGGCGCAGTAGGCGCCGGCGAAGGGGGTGACGAGGATGCCGGAGACGCTGCCGATATTCACCACCAGGCCGCGCTTGGCGCGCAGCAGCGGGAACAGCGCGCGGGTCAGGCCGATCACGGCGAACACGTTGGTTTCGAACTGGCGGCGCAGGGCGTCGGCGCCGCCATCCAGCAGCGGGCCCATGGCACCGTAGCCGGCGTTGTTGATCAGCACGTCGAGGCCGCCGGCCTCGCGTTGCAGGCGCTCGGCCAGTTGGCTGACGGCGACGGCGTCGTTGACGTCCAGTTGCACGCCGACGAAGCCGGCGGCATTCAGGGCGGCGACGTCCTCGGTTCTGCGCGCGCTGGCCCAGACTTCGTAGCCGGCGCCCTGGAAGGCGTCGGCGAGGGCGCGGCCGATGCCGCTGGAGCAACCGGTGATCAGGGCGATGGGTTGGGGCATGGGCGATCCTTGGCGAAGAGCTGGTTATGGATTTCTAACGTTTACCTTTTGGGGGATAGGCATGGTGCGCGTGATGCGGCCCTCTCCCCCGGCCCCTCTCCCATAAATGGGCGAGGGGAGCAAAGCAGATGCCTGCGGTGGTAGGGGTGGGTTAGCCGTAGGCGTAACCCGCCAAGCCTGCCGGACGCCGGACTCCCGGGCAACAACGCCGGTGGGTTACGCCGCTACGCGGCTAACCCGCCCTACAAAAGCGCTGCTCAACACTTAAAAAGGAGAGGGCGCTGTCCGGGCGCAGGGCTTGGCTCCGCACCGCCGTGCTCCCCTCGTCCGTTTCTGGGAGCGAGCCCGCTTCAATCGGCAAAGCTGCCCTGCAGGCGTTCGGCGCGGAATTCCAGGGTGGCCGGGCGGTAGCCGGGGCGCAGCGGTGGCAGCGGCAGGCAGTCGTGCCAGCTGGCGCCGGGCAGCAGTTCGCCGGGGCCGCGGTAGCGCGGGGCATCGTAGAGGGTTTCCGCCAGGTTGACGCTGTCGCCCGGCGCATAAGCGGC is drawn from Pseudomonas cavernae and contains these coding sequences:
- a CDS encoding SDR family oxidoreductase, whose protein sequence is MPQPIALITGCSSGIGRALADAFQGAGYEVWASARRTEDVAALNAAGFVGVQLDVNDAVAVSQLAERLQREAGGLDVLINNAGYGAMGPLLDGGADALRRQFETNVFAVIGLTRALFPLLRAKRGLVVNIGSVSGILVTPFAGAYCASKAAVHALSDALRLELAPFAIDVMEVQPGAIESSFGNNASREAEQLLSEDSPWWPIRAGIRARANASQDHPTPASDFARDLLAAVQRHKRPRLLRLGNGSRAMPLLAALLPKAVLEAVLKKRFGLDRRL